In Dyadobacter subterraneus, a single genomic region encodes these proteins:
- a CDS encoding glycosyltransferase family 2 protein, producing the protein MSVCISVVIPTYRRPHLLKKCLIALAKQNFPFSQFEILVVSDGPDEPTMNMINQFKELVEGLDLHFFFTPEKKGPAAARNFGWKKAKGELIAFTDDDCMPSADWLAGYLEAYSSQLNEQLVAFTGNVVVPVPDLPTDYEKNVANLETADFITANCACSRASLEEIKGFDEEFPIAWREDSALEFALMEHGIPILRIDTAEVVHPVREAPWGISLKEQKKSMFNALLFKKFPDLYKSKISAEPVWSYYAIILLSLISVIFLIAKQPLPALITFIIWFYFVVNFIHKRLKHTNLSVSHRMEMILTSLLIPYLSVYWTLRGAIRYKVFFL; encoded by the coding sequence ATGTCTGTTTGTATTTCTGTGGTTATACCTACTTACCGGCGTCCGCATCTTTTAAAAAAATGCCTCATTGCGCTGGCTAAGCAGAACTTTCCATTCAGTCAGTTTGAAATTCTTGTTGTTTCGGATGGACCGGATGAACCAACGATGAATATGATAAATCAGTTTAAAGAATTAGTGGAAGGTCTGGATCTTCACTTTTTCTTTACACCTGAAAAGAAAGGTCCGGCTGCTGCCAGGAATTTCGGCTGGAAAAAAGCAAAAGGAGAACTGATTGCTTTTACTGACGATGATTGCATGCCCTCTGCCGACTGGCTTGCTGGCTATCTGGAAGCCTATTCCAGTCAACTCAATGAACAACTTGTAGCGTTTACAGGAAATGTAGTAGTGCCGGTTCCTGATCTTCCAACAGATTATGAAAAGAATGTTGCAAACCTTGAAACCGCAGATTTTATTACCGCAAATTGTGCATGCAGCAGAGCATCATTAGAAGAGATTAAAGGTTTTGATGAAGAATTTCCCATAGCCTGGAGAGAAGATTCTGCCCTGGAATTTGCACTCATGGAACATGGAATTCCGATTCTAAGAATTGATACCGCGGAAGTAGTTCATCCGGTCCGAGAAGCGCCTTGGGGAATAAGTTTGAAGGAGCAGAAGAAAAGTATGTTCAATGCCTTATTATTTAAAAAATTTCCTGATTTATATAAAAGTAAAATTTCAGCGGAGCCGGTCTGGAGTTACTATGCAATCATATTATTAAGTTTGATTTCAGTCATCTTTTTGATTGCAAAACAGCCTTTGCCGGCGTTGATTACATTCATTATCTGGTTTTATTTTGTTGTGAATTTTATCCATAAAAGATTAAAACATACAAATCTGTCTGTTTCACACAGAATGGAAATGATACTTACTTCTCTGCTGATTCCATATCTGTCTGTTTACTGGACTTTACGGGGAGCAATTCGTTATAAAGTGTTTTTTCTATGA